The Desulfoscipio gibsoniae DSM 7213 genome contains a region encoding:
- a CDS encoding demethylmenaquinone methyltransferase → MHQLKEERVHDVFESISDKYDFMNSVISFQRHKAWRRDTMQRMRVQKGQKALDVCCGTADWTIALAEAVGPGGTVYGLDFSQNMLQIGREKVRDRNLQHIQLIHGNAMALPFDDNSFDHVTIGFGLRNVPDYLQVLREMRRVARPGGQVVCLETSQPTMPVFRQLYYVYFGYVMPFLGKLLARSYQQYSWLQESAKDFPGRRELANIFRQAGLVDIEVKAYTGGVAAMHLGRKPK, encoded by the coding sequence ATGCATCAATTGAAAGAAGAACGCGTACACGATGTTTTCGAATCCATTTCAGACAAATACGACTTTATGAATTCAGTGATCAGCTTTCAAAGGCACAAAGCCTGGCGCAGGGATACCATGCAACGCATGCGGGTGCAAAAAGGCCAAAAGGCGCTGGACGTATGCTGCGGAACAGCCGACTGGACCATTGCCCTGGCCGAAGCCGTCGGTCCGGGCGGAACAGTATACGGACTGGATTTCAGCCAGAATATGCTTCAAATCGGGCGGGAAAAAGTACGGGACCGGAATCTGCAACACATACAGCTTATCCACGGCAATGCCATGGCGTTGCCCTTTGATGATAATTCATTCGACCACGTGACTATCGGCTTCGGTCTGCGCAATGTCCCGGACTACCTGCAGGTTCTGCGGGAAATGAGACGGGTGGCCAGGCCGGGCGGCCAGGTAGTCTGTTTGGAAACCTCCCAGCCCACCATGCCGGTGTTCCGGCAATTATATTATGTATATTTTGGCTATGTGATGCCGTTTTTGGGCAAGCTGCTGGCCAGAAGCTACCAGCAATACTCCTGGCTCCAAGAATCAGCCAAGGATTTCCCGGGGCGCCGGGAACTGGCAAATATATTCCGGCAAGCCGGTCTGGTTGATATAGAAGTTAAGGCGTATACCGGGGGAGTAGCCGCCATGCACCTGGGGCGTAAGCCAAAATAA
- a CDS encoding ABC transporter permease, translating into MHKQKYNNLLAIIVSIASLLLGWKLLAVVLDNPALPGPLPAFATFFQELTRDLWRHFIISSYRVLVSLVISLAIAIPLGMVLGREAKLDRYVAPVLYLVYPVPKIVFLPVLMVLLGIGDISKITLITLVVFFQILVPIRDAARGINAAVINSIKSLGARQWDIYKHVVWPAVLPEVLTSLRIASGTSIAILFFSETIVSREGLGYYLLDAWSRYAFQEMFAGIIAMGLLGFVIYMILDYLEHRLCPWKYL; encoded by the coding sequence ATGCATAAACAAAAATATAATAATTTATTGGCTATCATAGTTTCCATAGCCAGTTTGCTGCTGGGTTGGAAGTTGCTGGCCGTCGTGCTGGACAACCCCGCCCTGCCCGGGCCGCTCCCGGCATTTGCTACGTTTTTTCAGGAATTGACGCGTGATTTATGGCGGCATTTTATCATTAGCAGCTACCGGGTGCTGGTAAGCCTGGTTATATCCCTGGCCATAGCTATACCTTTGGGTATGGTGCTGGGTCGGGAGGCGAAGTTGGACCGCTATGTGGCTCCCGTTTTGTACCTGGTATACCCGGTGCCCAAAATTGTTTTTCTGCCGGTACTCATGGTGCTCCTTGGTATCGGGGACATATCCAAAATTACCCTAATAACCCTGGTGGTTTTTTTTCAAATCCTGGTCCCTATAAGAGATGCCGCCCGGGGTATTAATGCAGCTGTGATTAACTCCATTAAATCGCTTGGTGCACGCCAGTGGGATATATACAAGCACGTGGTGTGGCCGGCGGTGTTGCCCGAGGTGCTCACATCATTGCGAATTGCGTCTGGTACGTCTATTGCCATCTTATTTTTTTCGGAAACCATCGTTAGCCGGGAGGGATTAGGCTATTATCTGCTGGATGCTTGGTCTCGGTATGCTTTCCAAGAAATGTTTGCCGGCATTATCGCCATGGGTTTGCTGGGCTTCGTTATTTACATGATTCTCGACTACCTGGAGCACAGGCTATGTCCCTGGAAATACCTATAA
- a CDS encoding ABC transporter ATP-binding protein translates to MVEVTDLSVDYYQQQKVVPALREISFNIPRGSTCAIIGPSGCGKSTLLYVLSGLLGKFNGKVLVDTEPVAPLRRQTALILQDYGLLPRKKVFDNVGLGLEIRGVKGEQKHAVVKRVLAEVGLWELQDRYPSQLSGGQRQRIGIARALALEPDLLLMDEPFSSLDALTRERLQRQMLQIWQSKRMTIVLVTHSIEEAIFLGQQIIVMSGHPGRILDIVDNPRVGEPGYRKSAQFHTLTTVLREKLVP, encoded by the coding sequence ATGGTTGAAGTAACCGATCTATCGGTGGACTATTATCAGCAGCAAAAAGTGGTGCCCGCCTTGCGGGAAATATCATTTAATATTCCCCGTGGCAGCACCTGCGCGATTATCGGCCCTTCGGGCTGTGGCAAGTCAACCTTGTTATACGTGTTGTCAGGTTTGCTGGGAAAATTCAATGGTAAGGTGCTGGTGGATACAGAGCCTGTGGCACCTCTGCGCAGACAGACGGCTCTTATCTTGCAGGATTACGGATTATTGCCCCGGAAAAAGGTTTTTGATAACGTGGGCCTGGGTCTGGAGATCAGGGGGGTGAAAGGGGAACAAAAACATGCCGTGGTTAAACGGGTGCTTGCTGAAGTGGGGCTGTGGGAACTTCAAGATCGTTACCCCTCTCAGCTTAGCGGTGGCCAGCGGCAGCGCATCGGTATAGCCCGGGCCCTGGCACTAGAGCCCGACCTGCTGTTAATGGACGAGCCGTTTTCTTCGCTGGACGCTTTGACCCGGGAAAGACTGCAGAGACAAATGCTGCAGATATGGCAAAGCAAGCGAATGACTATTGTACTGGTAACCCACAGTATAGAAGAAGCCATTTTCCTGGGGCAGCAAATTATCGTGATGTCTGGCCATCCCGGGCGGATTTTAGATATTGTGGATAATCCCCGGGTAGGGGAGCCCGGTTACCGAAAATCAGCCCAATTTCACACGCTGACTACGGTATTGCGTGAAAAACTGGTGCCGTGA
- a CDS encoding ABC transporter substrate-binding protein, with the protein MYLRGKTAVIGLIVGLLLVISGCGGPEPQSAGGKPALIKVGMMPITDNLPFWVAEEKGYFTEEGLEVELVPFPSALERDSAFIAGQIDAGVGDLLAVAAMNNGGTPVRAVCVAQGAVPGENRFAILAAPRSGITSPEHLKNVPIALSLNTINEYITDSLLGARGLQPGEIDKTNIVKLPIRMDALLNGQVKAAALPDPFATLAEIKGARLVVDNTENTVAQTVVIVRKETLDTKLVGMQKLIRAYTRAVEDLQSDPLQYETLLTEKAKVPADVLSSNEHPLALHFSAPGLPDKDSLERTITWMKDHDLLQKELNYDDLVDGRVISK; encoded by the coding sequence TTGTATTTGCGTGGAAAAACAGCTGTTATTGGGCTAATTGTGGGTTTATTACTTGTCATAAGCGGCTGCGGCGGCCCTGAACCACAGTCGGCTGGGGGAAAACCGGCCCTTATTAAGGTGGGCATGATGCCGATTACAGATAACTTGCCCTTCTGGGTGGCCGAGGAAAAAGGCTATTTCACGGAAGAAGGTTTGGAAGTGGAACTGGTGCCATTTCCCAGTGCGTTGGAGAGGGACAGTGCTTTTATTGCCGGGCAGATAGACGCTGGTGTTGGTGACCTGCTGGCTGTGGCCGCTATGAACAACGGGGGTACTCCAGTGCGGGCTGTATGCGTGGCCCAGGGTGCTGTGCCGGGGGAAAACCGTTTTGCCATTCTGGCGGCTCCTCGGTCGGGTATCACAAGCCCGGAACATTTAAAGAATGTACCCATCGCCCTTTCCCTGAACACCATCAATGAATACATCACCGATAGTTTGCTGGGTGCCCGGGGTTTGCAGCCCGGGGAAATTGATAAAACTAATATAGTTAAATTGCCTATACGGATGGATGCCCTTTTAAATGGACAGGTAAAAGCGGCTGCTTTGCCCGATCCTTTCGCCACCCTGGCGGAAATTAAGGGAGCCCGGCTTGTGGTGGACAACACAGAAAACACTGTTGCGCAAACAGTGGTAATTGTGCGCAAAGAAACTCTGGATACCAAACTGGTGGGGATGCAGAAATTAATACGGGCTTATACCCGGGCGGTGGAAGATTTACAGTCAGATCCACTGCAGTATGAGACCCTTTTAACCGAAAAGGCTAAGGTTCCTGCGGACGTGCTATCAAGTAATGAACATCCCCTGGCATTGCATTTTTCAGCACCCGGGCTGCCGGATAAGGACAGCCTGGAAAGAACCATTACTTGGATGAAAGACCATGACTTGCTGCAAAAAGAACTAAACTATGATGATTTGGTAGACGGGCGGGTTATCAGTAAGTGA
- a CDS encoding DVU0772 family protein: protein MDIFTEIKDQILWDFRLENENKNRQPGYAFVIDVFEQTPRVALYIIKKHLSKTQTLPDDQQPPRDILLKALEEQNVDLKYANIYNINQQIRQWLEQNIF, encoded by the coding sequence ATGGATATATTCACGGAAATAAAGGATCAGATTTTATGGGATTTTCGTTTGGAAAATGAAAATAAAAACAGGCAACCGGGTTATGCCTTTGTTATAGATGTCTTTGAACAAACCCCCCGGGTGGCCCTGTACATTATTAAAAAACATTTAAGCAAAACCCAAACCCTGCCGGATGATCAACAACCACCCCGGGATATACTGCTAAAAGCACTGGAAGAGCAAAACGTTGATTTGAAATACGCTAATATTTATAATATCAACCAGCAAATACGACAGTGGCTGGAACAAAATATTTTCTGA
- the nuoE gene encoding NADH-quinone oxidoreductase subunit NuoE: protein MKITEEEKKIAIETTRQLLSTYNDSRGNLIPVLQQVQNKLGYVPAVAMEEAAAHFNVPAVDVYGVITFYNQFRLTPPGKNQVKICMGTACHMRGAHIIQESWERRLNIKMGETTEDREYSLERVACVGCCTMAPVVLINEEVHGKITPTRVDGLIFAHQLDKQKAKEGAAQDE from the coding sequence ATGAAAATAACAGAAGAAGAAAAGAAAATAGCTATCGAAACAACCCGGCAGTTGCTATCCACATATAATGACAGCCGGGGAAACCTGATACCCGTATTGCAGCAAGTACAAAACAAATTGGGTTATGTGCCGGCGGTGGCCATGGAAGAAGCAGCCGCCCATTTCAATGTACCGGCCGTCGATGTTTATGGGGTAATCACCTTTTATAATCAGTTCCGCCTTACCCCGCCGGGTAAAAACCAGGTCAAAATTTGCATGGGTACGGCCTGTCACATGAGGGGCGCGCATATTATCCAGGAATCCTGGGAACGGCGCCTCAACATCAAGATGGGCGAAACCACCGAAGACAGAGAATATAGCTTGGAGCGGGTGGCCTGCGTGGGCTGCTGCACCATGGCACCGGTGGTGCTGATTAATGAAGAGGTACACGGCAAAATAACTCCTACCAGAGTTGATGGTCTCATATTTGCGCATCAACTGGATAAGCAGAAAGCGAAAGAAGGTGCTGCCCAAGATGAGTAA
- a CDS encoding NADH-quinone oxidoreductase subunit NuoF: MSNQYAAAAAAFAKLQEHAQKDWARLKEKPLILIGAATCGRAAGALTLLEEVKNELARLNLDANVLEVGCMGHCYAEPIMVIYNEGFPAICYGYVTEGVGARIVRDYLTEGDPGIEFALAALEPNDMFPTFADFPRGIHENKIVLEQCGFIDPQNIDHYIATGGYAALTKALGMTSEEIITTIKDSGLRGRGGAGFPTGVKWQTCLSAPGTTKYVICNADEGDPGAFMDRTILESNPHLMIEGLAIAALAVGAAKGYVYIRAEYPLAVERVALAIEQARDRGLLGDCILGSNNSLDIEIFQGSGAFVCGEESALIASMEGQPGIPRHRPPFPAQAGLWGQPTIINNVKSLSYVPHIVKNGAAWFTSIGSEKNPGTAIFALAGKVVNTGLAEVPMSTTLNELINEVGSGIAGGKKFKAVQIGGPSGGCLPESAMDTPIDFDSLTQAGAMMGSGGMVVLDEDDCMVEIARFFLDFTQQESCGKCTFCRLGTKHMLDILERITKGQGKPEDIDTLTELAAKVKAGSLCSLGKTAPNPVLSTIKYFREEYEAHINEGRCPSKMCKELIAYYILPDKCERSCDACVGSCPVEAIHDNEDRIKVIDQEKCVKCDSCLVACPPQYKAVVKLSPPHLVLEKDKEYREGKK; encoded by the coding sequence ATGAGTAATCAATATGCCGCCGCTGCAGCAGCATTTGCCAAACTACAGGAACACGCTCAAAAAGATTGGGCACGTTTAAAGGAAAAACCATTGATATTAATCGGTGCCGCCACTTGCGGCCGGGCCGCAGGTGCTCTCACTCTACTGGAAGAAGTAAAAAATGAGCTGGCCCGGCTTAACCTGGACGCTAACGTACTGGAAGTAGGCTGCATGGGTCACTGTTATGCTGAACCCATCATGGTCATTTATAACGAAGGGTTCCCGGCCATCTGCTATGGGTATGTAACCGAGGGGGTGGGAGCAAGAATAGTGCGGGATTACCTCACCGAAGGCGACCCCGGTATTGAATTCGCACTGGCGGCCCTGGAGCCCAATGATATGTTCCCCACTTTTGCTGATTTTCCCCGGGGCATCCATGAAAATAAGATAGTATTGGAACAATGCGGTTTTATTGATCCTCAAAATATTGATCATTATATTGCCACCGGGGGCTATGCAGCATTAACCAAAGCATTGGGCATGACATCTGAGGAAATCATCACTACCATTAAAGACTCCGGGCTGCGCGGGCGCGGCGGAGCCGGTTTCCCCACCGGCGTCAAGTGGCAAACCTGCCTGAGTGCCCCCGGCACAACCAAGTACGTGATTTGCAACGCCGATGAAGGTGACCCCGGCGCTTTTATGGACCGGACTATTCTCGAATCCAACCCACACCTGATGATAGAGGGATTGGCCATTGCCGCCCTGGCTGTAGGGGCAGCCAAGGGGTACGTTTATATCAGAGCCGAGTATCCCCTGGCCGTGGAGCGGGTAGCCCTGGCCATTGAACAGGCCCGGGACAGAGGCCTTTTGGGCGATTGTATTTTAGGCAGTAATAACAGTTTGGACATAGAAATATTCCAGGGCTCGGGGGCCTTTGTGTGTGGTGAGGAATCCGCGCTGATTGCCTCTATGGAGGGCCAACCCGGTATACCCAGACACCGCCCGCCTTTTCCTGCCCAAGCCGGATTATGGGGGCAACCCACAATAATCAACAACGTAAAATCACTGTCCTATGTGCCGCACATCGTTAAAAACGGTGCGGCCTGGTTCACCAGCATAGGTTCAGAGAAGAACCCGGGCACGGCCATTTTCGCTCTAGCCGGTAAAGTGGTAAACACCGGCCTGGCCGAAGTACCTATGAGCACTACTTTAAATGAATTAATTAACGAAGTGGGCAGTGGCATTGCAGGAGGTAAAAAATTCAAAGCGGTCCAAATCGGCGGGCCTTCCGGCGGCTGCCTGCCCGAGTCGGCCATGGACACCCCTATAGACTTTGACTCACTGACCCAGGCGGGAGCCATGATGGGCTCCGGCGGCATGGTGGTGCTGGATGAAGATGATTGCATGGTAGAGATCGCCAGGTTCTTCCTGGACTTTACCCAGCAGGAATCCTGCGGCAAATGCACATTCTGCCGCCTGGGCACCAAACACATGCTGGATATATTGGAGAGGATCACCAAGGGACAGGGTAAGCCGGAAGATATCGACACCCTCACCGAGCTGGCCGCCAAAGTCAAGGCGGGCTCGCTATGCAGCCTGGGCAAGACAGCGCCTAACCCGGTGCTGAGCACCATCAAATACTTCCGGGAAGAGTACGAGGCACATATCAATGAAGGGCGCTGCCCGTCTAAAATGTGCAAAGAATTAATTGCCTATTACATTTTACCTGATAAGTGCGAGCGCTCCTGCGATGCCTGTGTGGGTAGCTGCCCGGTGGAGGCCATCCACGACAATGAGGACCGGATCAAGGTTATTGACCAGGAAAAATGCGTCAAGTGTGACAGCTGCTTGGTGGCCTGCCCGCCCCAATATAAGGCTGTAGTCAAATTGTCACCGCCTCACCTAGTTTTAGAAAAAGATAAGGAATACAGGGAGGGGAAAAAATAA
- a CDS encoding 2Fe-2S iron-sulfur cluster-binding protein yields MAETVTLTIDGRQIHAAQGEILLWVALDNDIYIPHLCADREEEHPTASCRLCFVEVEGRPAPVPACTLPVTEGLVVKTRSPQVDGLVAAGFELIMSNHRLDCKNCSANGNCELQRIAKTRKLRLKPKNLPVLDKNLPVDDSATTFAYDPNKCVLCGQCIRACRRSGNGTLGFARRGYLRVVTTFGDMPLGESNCTECGACVKVCPVGALAKK; encoded by the coding sequence ATGGCAGAAACAGTAACCTTAACTATCGACGGTCGCCAAATCCATGCTGCGCAGGGTGAAATACTGCTCTGGGTGGCCCTGGACAACGATATATACATTCCCCACCTGTGCGCGGACCGGGAGGAGGAACACCCCACTGCCTCTTGCAGGCTGTGTTTCGTTGAAGTAGAAGGCCGTCCGGCCCCGGTGCCGGCCTGCACACTGCCGGTAACCGAAGGCCTGGTGGTAAAAACCCGCAGCCCGCAGGTAGACGGCCTGGTGGCAGCCGGATTTGAACTTATTATGTCCAATCACCGCCTGGACTGTAAAAATTGTTCGGCCAACGGCAACTGCGAGTTACAGCGTATCGCCAAAACCCGCAAGCTGCGCCTGAAGCCGAAAAACCTGCCGGTGCTGGATAAAAATCTCCCGGTGGATGATAGCGCAACCACCTTCGCTTACGACCCCAATAAATGCGTACTCTGCGGCCAGTGCATCAGGGCTTGCCGGCGCAGCGGAAATGGCACCTTAGGTTTTGCCCGGCGCGGCTACTTGCGTGTGGTCACCACCTTTGGTGATATGCCCCTGGGTGAGAGCAACTGCACAGAGTGCGGTGCATGTGTCAAGGTTTGCCCGGTGGGGGCGCTGGCTAAAAAATAA